From the genome of Mycobacterium kansasii ATCC 12478:
AGTTGTGCCAAGGACATCGCACGATTTGGCCGTCCCTTACCCGGCGTAGTCGCCCGGGTTCGCCGGGGACCGACTCGTTGGTGCCGCCGATCAGGCCACGGCACAACGGGGCGCCCTCGTGCGGACAGTAATTGACGATGGCATACAGCGCACCGCCGACGTTGTAGACACCCACCCCGTACTTCCCGGCGTCGACCAGCTTCATGGTGCCCGGCGGCAGTTCGTCGACGGTACACACAAGTCGCCGTTGCAGCACCGGTGTACCCCGCCTTCTGCCCGGTACGGCAGCCGCCACCACCGCCTGGCTTCGTTGCTATTTATACTATAATAGCGACATTCCGTACCGGGAGGAGCGCTGATGACGCTGTCCACCAACTCCGAAGGCCAGGCCGTCGTCCCCACGCTTGATACCAGCGGCCAGACCAGCCCCTACCCGTTCTTCGAGTACATGCGGCGCACCGACCCGGTGTGGCATGGCGCCCTCATGGACCACGAGCAGATGCCCGAAGAACTGCGGCCCAACGACGAATGGGTGTTGTTCGGCTACGACGGCGTGTTTCAGGCCTTTCGCGACGACCGCATCTTCACGTCGGCCAACTACGACAAGACCATCGGATTGGTTATGGGCCACACCATTTTGGCGATGGGCGGCAAAGAGCACCACGACCACCGCAGCCTGGTGGCCAAGGCCTTCCGGGCCACCGCGCTGGAACGCTGGGAACCGTCGGTCATCGGGCCGGTCTGCGACCAGCTGATCGACGAAATCAAGCATGACGGTCACGCCGATCTGGTGAAGGCGCTGACGTTCGAGTTTCCGACGCGGATCATCTCGACACTGCTGGGGCTGCCCCGGGACGACCTCGACCTGTTCCGGCGGCTGTCACTCGACCTCATCTCGATCCCGACCGACATCATGGCCGGGTTGACCGCGGCGGCCGAGCTGCACGCCTACTTTCTCGACCAGGTCGAGCAGCGGCGGCGCAAACTCACCGACGACATCATCGGCGACCTGGTCGCCGCCGAGATCGACGGCGAAAAGCTCACCGATGAGGCGATCATCGCGTTCTTGCGCCTGCTGCTGCCGGCCGGCCTGGAGACCACGTACCGGTCCTCGGGAAACTTGTTGTACCTCCTGCTGACTCACCCCGAGCAGTTGGCGATGGTCCGCCAAGACCGCTCGTTGATACCCACCGCGATCGAAGAGGGCCTACGGGTGGAAACCCCGTTGACCATGGTCATGCGGACCACCACCGGAGACGTCGAAATCGGCGGCAAGACCATTCCGGCCGATGCGCAGATCGACCTGTGCATGGGTTCGGCCAACCGCGACGAAACTCGCTGGACCGACCCCGACACGTTCGACATCCGGCGTCCGCGGCACGCACACATCGCCTTCGCGGGCGGCATCCACATGTGCCTGGGCATGCATCTGGCCCGGTTGGAGACGCGGGTGATGCTCAACAGCCTGCTCGACCGGATCACGGACCTGACTTTCGTCCCCGACGACGGCACCGGTGAGGAATCCAGGATCGTCGGGCTCACGTTCCGGTCGCCCAACAAGCTTCCGGTCACGTTCACCCCGGCCGCGTGAGGAGCCGGGCCGCGATCCCGCATGACGTCTGGGGGCGTTGGTTCGTAGAGGAATTCGAGTCGGACGCGTCCCGTGCCGGCGAGGTCCTGGTGCAGATGGCTTGGCGCCCGGCGCTACCGCCTCGATGACATCAACACCGCCTACACCGAATTGTGCAACGGTAAATAATCTGCGGCATCATCGATTTCGATGCCCGCTAAGCCTTCTTGGCGTTCTCCCGCTGGTCTCTGAGTTCTCTCAATCGCTTCAGGCGCATCAGCCGCTCGACTTGCCCGTATGCGTCGATCGGGCTGTGCAGAGCCAGGCCGCCGTCGGCGTGTACCACCTGCCCGGTCACCCACGGCAGTTCGAGGACGCCGACGATGGCCGCGGCCACGTCGCTGACCTCGCCCAGGCGGCCCAGGGCCGTCCGCCTGGACAAGCCGTCCACCCAGCCGGGCCAGGCTTCCGGATTGGGCAGCATCGGTGTTCGTGTGACGCCTGGTCCGACGGCGTTGACCCGGATGTCGTGGGTGCCCCACTCCACCGCGGCGACCTTCACCAGCATGTCCACCCCGGCCTTGGACACGCAGTAGGCGCCCATATCGCGGTCGGCGACGGTGCCGCTGATGCTGGAGACCGCGACGATCGAACCTCCCACTCCGGCATCGATCATGGCTTGCGCGGCGGCGCGGATGGTCAGCCAGGTGCCGGTGAGGTTGACCCCCAAGACACGTTCCCATTCCGCGGGTGTTTGTTTCAGCAACAGACCGGACGCCCCGACGCCGGCGGAGGTGACCACCCGGGTGGGCACCCCGTGCTCGCGCACGGTTTGTGCCATCGCGGCCGCCACCGCGTCGGGATCGCTGACATCGCAGATGACGTCGGCATCGGACAAATCCCACACGACGACGTCGTGGCCCGCGTCGCGGAGCCGCGCCACGACTTCTCGTCCGATCCCGGAGGAGCCGCCGGTTACCAGGGCAGTCACCGCGTTCATACCGCGGGTCCGATCAGCTCGACAAGGACGCCGTCCGGTGCGATGACGACCGCCATCGGAACGGTCTTGCCTGCCGGAGCCGGCATGCTGATCCGCCGTACCCCGTCGGCGAAACCCAAAGCCGCCAGCGCGGACAGCGTCGCGTCGACGTCGCGCTGCAACGACAGCAGGAAGAAGCCGTGCCGCGGCGTGCGAGGCGCGGGTAGCGCCTCATCGGCACCGAACAACTCCACCAGTTCGACGATCCCGCAATCGGGCGTCTGCGGATCACCCAGGAAGATAGATCGCAGTTGGTCGGCCTTGGCGCCGAACAATTCCGGCCAATTACCGGTGAAAGTATGGTCGAACAATTCGGTCAGCCCGAGACCGTCCCGCCAGAATCGCAGAGAACTTTCGACATTAGCGGTGCAGATCGCGGCGTGATGAACACCTAGCACGAAATGCAATGTTAGCTGGCAGTATTTCAGTCGTTGAGGCGGGACAGCGCCCGGAACTCATTCGCAACGCCGGAGCCGCACCTAAGCGAGCTTGGCCATCGTGCTTTCCCATAGCTCGCCGGCCAGACGCGGATCGTAGGCCGCGCGGTTGGCTTTGGCGATCTTGTGCCGGGAGTAGTACTCGCCTGACGTCCAATCGACGCCGGGGCGGCTGGACGCCAGCCAGACCAGTTGTTCGGCTCCCTGTTCCGGCGTGGCCGTGAATCGGGCCGATATCGGTACGTGGTGTTTCATGAAGGTCAGGACCCGCGATCCCGATGCATCGCCGAAGTTGGAGTTCACATAGCCCGGATGAAACGTCACGGCCGACAGTCCGCTGCCATGGTAACGGCGGTGTAATTCCTTGGTGAACAACACGATTGCCAATTTGGTCAGCACGTAGGCAATGCTGGGCCGATGGTGAGCCGTGTTCTCGAGGGTGGTAATGGTCACTCGGGGCAGCATTTTCTGCGACGAGCTGGTCGTATTGATGACCGTCGCGCGAGAATCGAGCAGCACTGTCAACAGCTGCGTGGTGAGCAGAAACGGCGCCAAATAGTTGACCTGGTATGTTTTCTCGTAGCCGTCGGCTGTGAGCTGAGTTGCTCTGCTCATGCCGCCGGCGTTGTTGGCCAACACGTCGATGCGCGGGTACTCCGAGCGAATCTTGTCCGCTAGGGCCCGCACCTGGGATAGGTCGGCGAAGTCGGCAACGAAGTAATCCACACCCAACTCCGCGGCCACTGCGGTGGTCTTGGCTTCCGAGCGTCCGACCACGACGACGTGTTCGCCGTTGCGACTGAGCCGCCGCGCCGCCGCCGCCCCGATGCCGTCGCTGGCGCCGGTGATGACAATCGTCTTGCGCGTCATATCGTTGCGTCCTCGTGCGTATTCCAACGAGAGTGTAGCGATACCGCGCCGAATGTCATTGACTTATGCCGAGACCGATGCCGACCGGATCGTTTGTCGAGTACGGATCACGAAAGGCCGCGATGGGCGTTTTTCCTCGCCGCGAGTTCGGGCGACTCGCCACGCATGTCGGTGTTGCCGGCGTAAGCGGTGCGCTTATCGCCTGTGGTGCGACCCCCACACCGCGCCGCCCCGATCCGACGACCACCGCAAGCCCGGAGACCCGCGGCAGGCCGATCCGGCCTACCCAGTCCGATGTCGATCGGATCATCGGCAACCATGCCCAGACGCTGCTTGACCATCTGCGAGCCAGAGCCCCGGGACGCGACTACGGCGTCGCGGTGGCTTTCGCGCATCCGAGCCGCGCTTTCAAGCCGTTCTACATGTACGGAACGGTGGGCGAGAACAACCCGCCCACCGAAAGAACGATCTTCTCCATCGGATCCGTGACCAAGACCTTCACCGCCGCACTGTTCGCCGCCGGGGTAGCGATGCGGCCGGACTGCTTCGACTGGGATGCCGGGCTGAAGCGCTACCTGAGCACCTATCTCGGCGACACCGGAGATCTGAGCAAGGCCATGCAACTGGTCACCCCGAGGATGCTCGCCCAGCACACATCGGGTCTGGCGCACGATTCCACCGGCCCGGCCGACGGTGACGGCCTGTTCCTCACCAACCCCTCCGCGCCGCCGCCAAGCCTGCTCAACGCGTGGCGGACCCACCGCGGCCCGCAACCTGGAAGCTGCTGGCAATACTCCAACCTCGGCTTCGTCACGTTAGGCTTCGCCGCCGTGTCGGCCTACCGGTGTGCGGGCATGGGTGGGTCGTATGCGGGTGTGCTGCGTGATCAGATCACCGGGCCACTAGCCATGCCCGACACCGGTACGACGGTGGCTGACGGCGCACAGCTAGCGCGCGCCTACCCCAACGGCCGGGAGGTATCGCCAGCTGCCCCTTCGGATCTGAAGTCTTCGGCGGCCGATATGCACACCTGGCTGCTGGCGCATCTGGGCGCCGTGCGCGGGCCTGAGCACCTGATGCAGGCACTGGCCACCACGATCCGACTCGAGCCGTTATCGGTCGAGATGTGCGGCAAGCACACCCGAGGACCCACCCAGATGGGCCTAGCCTGGCAGGTCGAAACCGGTCCGGCCCAGATCATCTGGAAAGACGGCCTGACCTCTGCGGGCGGCTGCTCCTGCTGGATAGGGATCACGCCCGCCGGCCCCGCGAACGAGTCGATGGGAATTGCCATCCTGGTCAACGGCTTCTGGAACAAGGACAAGCCGGCTATCCTGGCCGACAATCACGGCCCGGCGATCATCAAAGAAATCTCGGCGGCCGGATAGCCAAACTTCGGTCGCTGCGCCGGTCACCGCCCCGACTCCATCCCGGGCCATGGCCATTCCCGGCCAAGTCGGGTGAAGCCGGTACCCGCTTTGTCCGCCTGTCAGCGACACCCTCAGGGGCGCAACGAATTTGTCGCTCAGAGCCGGCGTGGGCCGCGCCCCGGTATGGGGAGATGGAAATCGCGGCTGGTGTTATTGGGTGCGTGGTGGGGTGTGACGCCGAGTGCGCGCTGACGGTGTCGAGTGTGCCGTCGGGGCGGGCCGATCGCGCGGATGTTCCCGCCCTCCACGCACACTCAAAGCCGTCACCGCACACCCGATGCGGCGGAATAACAGTCTTGTCAGCCATCCCGCCGCCGAGCGAACTGCCATCGTTACGCTCGAACACACGATGCTCACCCGCGCCCCCACGCCGATGCCGCCTAACACCAGCGGGCAGCCCACTCACCAACTACTGGTCACCGTGAATCTCCGAGTGAGCCGGGCACCTTGAATATCGGGAACACCTCACCGCCGGGATGTCTTGCCGCGGTTACACCACCGAGTACCGAATGGGGAGGTGCTTGAGACCGCCGACGAACGTGGTGGCGACGAGCTGCGGATCACCGCAGAGCTCAATGGATTCCAGCCTGGGAAGCAACGCGGCGAAGAAGCTGCTGACTTCCATCCGGGCCAGTGCGGCACCCATGCAGAAGTGCACGCCGTAGCCGAAGGCCAAATGCTTGTTCGGCTCGCGTCCCACGTCGAAGCGGAACGGCTCCTAGAAGACGTCTTCGTCGCGGTTTGCCGATGCATACGATAGCAGGACGGATTCGCCTGCCGCGATGGGTGTTCCGCGCACGACGGTGTCGGCGGCAGCGGTGCGCATGAAGTGCTTGACCGGGGTGACCCAACGGATCATCTCCTCGGTGGCCAGCGGTATAAGGCCGAGATCGTCGCGCAGCCGCTGCAGTTGGTCCGGATTCTCGATGAGTGCCTGCAGTGCGCCGGAGATGGTTGCGCTGGTGGTGTCGTGCCCGGCGGTCGCCACGATCAGGTAATACGACACCGTTTCAATGTCCGACAGCGGATCGCCGTCGATGTGGGCGTTGGCGATCGCCGACGCGAGATCGTCGGTCGGATGCTCGCGGCGCGCCGCGGTCACTGCGTTGAAGTACTCGAACATGTCCAGTAGCGCGGGCAACTGGTCCTCGCTGGACGTGCCGCGCTGGTATTCGCTGTCGTCGCTGCCGAACAACTCCTGGGTCAGCGTGAGCATGCGGCCGAAGTCGGCCTCCGGCAGCCCAAGCAGCGACATGATCACGTAGAGCGGGTAATTGACGGCGACCTGCTGCACGAAATCGCATTCGGGCCCCACCGCCGTCATCCTGTCGACGTAGCTCTTGGCCAACTCGTCGATGCGACGCTTCATCACCCGCATGGCTTTTGGGCGGAACCAATCCGCGCCGATCGCGCGGACCACCCGGTGCTGCGGGTCGTCGAGGTGGATGAGCGTGCGGACACCCGCCGCCGCCTGCAGCTCGTCGCCCTGTCTGGTTGCCAGCACGGGGCGGGGCCAGTTGGTGAACAGCATGTTGTCGCGCTCGATGTCCATGATGTCGGCGTGCTTGGTGATCGCCCAGAACGGGCGATAGTCCGGCACCTCGACCCACGACACCGGAACGGTGGCGCGCAAGTGAGTCAGCGCGGTGTGCAACCGCGGTTCATCGGTATAGGCCAGCGGGTCCGCCAATACTTTGGCGGCCTCGTCCACGGTCCGTACCGTCATTGCCGAAAGTCCGTCAATGCGGCTCGGATACAGTCCTGCGAGGCGCCGAAGAAGATCGGCAGCACCCGGTCGACTACGCCGTCGCACCGATCGCGCAGCGCGGCGGCGATGCCGTCGACCGGTCCGACAACCGCGAAGGCACTTAGCATCTCGTCGTCGATCAGAGATCCCATGGCGTCCCACTCACCGTTCAGGGAAAGGCGGCGCAGTTCGTTGTGCAGGTCTCCCCAGCCGTGCACGTCGAGAACCCTGCGGTAGGCCGGCGTGGACCCATAGAAGGCGATCCGATTGCGCAGGGCCGCGACCCCCGTCTCCAGGTCCGCGTCGTTCTCGCCCGTCGCGATCATCACCTCGGCGGACACCTCGAAGTCGCCGCGATCCCGGCCGGAGCGCTGCAGACCGCGAAGCAGCCCTGGCATGGTCACCTCTTCGAGGTAGCGCCGGGACACCATCGGGTGTCCGAGGTGGCCGTCGGCGACCTCGCCGCACATCTCGGTCATTGCGTCGCCCACGGCGGCGAGGAAGATCTTCGGTGCCGGATACGGCTGGGGCTCCGGCGTGAACATGGGGGTCATGATCTTGTGGGTGTAGAACTCGCCCTCGAAACGGAGCTTGCCGCCGTCGCGCCAGGCGGACCAGATCGCGTGTAGCGCGGCAACGAATTCCCGCATCCGGCGTGCCGGGTGGCTCCAGGACATGCTGAATCGCTTCTCGATGTGGGCCTGGATTTGGGTGCCCAGCCCGAGGATGAACCGTCCCCGGGAATAGCTCTGCAGATCCCAGCCCAGGTTGGCCACGGTCATCGGATTGCGCGCGAAGGCCACCGCGATGTTGGTGCCGAGTTCGATCCGCGACGTGTGTTCGGCGGCCAGCAGCAGCGGCAGAAACGGATCGTGACTGGTCTCGGCCGTCCAGCCACCGTCATATCCGTTTCGCTCCAACGCATCGGCCGCCTCGACGACCCGGGCGAGCTGATTGGGAATGCCCCCGTCGACTTTGAGGCGGGGCGCGCTACCCATTGGAGCGACTTTACAGTAAGCAATCCAGTATGTAGGACAGACGCATGACCAAAGCCGAGGATTGGCAGCAGACGCTCGAGGACCTCGACAGTCGCCGCCGGCAGGCACGGGCGATGGGCGGGCCGGAGCGACTCGACAAACAGCACGGTTTGGGCAAACTCGACGCGCGCACCCGAGTCGAACGGCTCCTCGACCCGGGCACCTTCCGTGAACTCGGCACCATCGTCGGCGGCGAGGTCGCGGCCGACGCGATCGTCACCGGCTGGGGGCGGATCAACGGAGTCCCCGTGATGGTGGGCGCCGAGGACTTCACGACGCTGGCCGGAACCATCGCGCCGGGTAGCAATTCCAAGCGCTACCGCATCGCCGAGCTGGCGTTGCGCGACAAGATACCGCTGGTGATGCTGCTCGAAGGCGCCGGGTTTCGCCCCACCGGTACCCATTACGGACGTAGCCCGACCGACCTGCTCGCCCAGACACGGTGCTCGGGCCGGGTTCCGACGGTGGCCGCTGTGCTCGGCTCCTCGGCCGGACACGGCGCCCTCGTCGCCCCGATCTGTGATTTCACCGTCATGAGCCGACAGGGCGCGATCTTCACCGCCGGGCCGCCGGTGGTCAAAGAGTCCACGGGCGAAGACATTTCGAAAGAAGCGTTGGGCGGTCCGGACGTCGCATTGACCAGCGGCGTCATCCACAATGTCGCCGACGACGACGCGGCCGCGCTGGATACCATTCGCCGCTACCTGTCCTATTTTCCGCCGAGCGCGTGGTCGTATCCACCGCCGCTGCCGGCCTCGGAGGCGACACCCGGGCAGCGGTCCACGCCGGAGTTGCTGGACATCGTCTCGCGGGACAACCGCCGCATCTACGACATGCGCTCGGTGCTCGATGTCGTCTTCGACTCGCCCGACTGGCTGGAAGTACAACCACATTTCGGCGGGGCGATCATCTGCGCCCTCGCCCACCTCGGGGGCCATCCGGTCGCGGTCGTCGCCAACCAGCCGCAGGTACTGGCCGGGTCCATCGACGCCGACGCTGCCGACAAGGCCGCACACTTCATCACGGTGGCCGACTCCTTCCACCTGCCGATCGTTTTC
Proteins encoded in this window:
- a CDS encoding LLM class F420-dependent oxidoreductase; amino-acid sequence: MGSAPRLKVDGGIPNQLARVVEAADALERNGYDGGWTAETSHDPFLPLLLAAEHTSRIELGTNIAVAFARNPMTVANLGWDLQSYSRGRFILGLGTQIQAHIEKRFSMSWSHPARRMREFVAALHAIWSAWRDGGKLRFEGEFYTHKIMTPMFTPEPQPYPAPKIFLAAVGDAMTEMCGEVADGHLGHPMVSRRYLEEVTMPGLLRGLQRSGRDRGDFEVSAEVMIATGENDADLETGVAALRNRIAFYGSTPAYRRVLDVHGWGDLHNELRRLSLNGEWDAMGSLIDDEMLSAFAVVGPVDGIAAALRDRCDGVVDRVLPIFFGASQDCIRAALTDFRQ
- a CDS encoding VOC family protein; protein product: MLGVHHAAICTANVESSLRFWRDGLGLTELFDHTFTGNWPELFGAKADQLRSIFLGDPQTPDCGIVELVELFGADEALPAPRTPRHGFFLLSLQRDVDATLSALAALGFADGVRRISMPAPAGKTVPMAVVIAPDGVLVELIGPAV
- a CDS encoding SDR family NAD(P)-dependent oxidoreductase; translated protein: MTRKTIVITGASDGIGAAAARRLSRNGEHVVVVGRSEAKTTAVAAELGVDYFVADFADLSQVRALADKIRSEYPRIDVLANNAGGMSRATQLTADGYEKTYQVNYLAPFLLTTQLLTVLLDSRATVINTTSSSQKMLPRVTITTLENTAHHRPSIAYVLTKLAIVLFTKELHRRYHGSGLSAVTFHPGYVNSNFGDASGSRVLTFMKHHVPISARFTATPEQGAEQLVWLASSRPGVDWTSGEYYSRHKIAKANRAAYDPRLAGELWESTMAKLA
- a CDS encoding serine hydrolase domain-containing protein, with protein sequence MPTGSFVEYGSRKAAMGVFPRREFGRLATHVGVAGVSGALIACGATPTPRRPDPTTTASPETRGRPIRPTQSDVDRIIGNHAQTLLDHLRARAPGRDYGVAVAFAHPSRAFKPFYMYGTVGENNPPTERTIFSIGSVTKTFTAALFAAGVAMRPDCFDWDAGLKRYLSTYLGDTGDLSKAMQLVTPRMLAQHTSGLAHDSTGPADGDGLFLTNPSAPPPSLLNAWRTHRGPQPGSCWQYSNLGFVTLGFAAVSAYRCAGMGGSYAGVLRDQITGPLAMPDTGTTVADGAQLARAYPNGREVSPAAPSDLKSSAADMHTWLLAHLGAVRGPEHLMQALATTIRLEPLSVEMCGKHTRGPTQMGLAWQVETGPAQIIWKDGLTSAGGCSCWIGITPAGPANESMGIAILVNGFWNKDKPAILADNHGPAIIKEISAAG
- a CDS encoding SDR family NAD(P)-dependent oxidoreductase, whose translation is MNAVTALVTGGSSGIGREVVARLRDAGHDVVVWDLSDADVICDVSDPDAVAAAMAQTVREHGVPTRVVTSAGVGASGLLLKQTPAEWERVLGVNLTGTWLTIRAAAQAMIDAGVGGSIVAVSSISGTVADRDMGAYCVSKAGVDMLVKVAAVEWGTHDIRVNAVGPGVTRTPMLPNPEAWPGWVDGLSRRTALGRLGEVSDVAAAIVGVLELPWVTGQVVHADGGLALHSPIDAYGQVERLMRLKRLRELRDQRENAKKA
- a CDS encoding Rieske (2Fe-2S) protein — its product is MLQRRLVCTVDELPPGTMKLVDAGKYGVGVYNVGGALYAIVNYCPHEGAPLCRGLIGGTNESVPGEPGRLRRVRDGQIVRCPWHNWEFDVTTGRNVADPRRRVRTYHVDVTDGKVYLTA
- a CDS encoding acyl-CoA carboxylase subunit beta, with translation MTKAEDWQQTLEDLDSRRRQARAMGGPERLDKQHGLGKLDARTRVERLLDPGTFRELGTIVGGEVAADAIVTGWGRINGVPVMVGAEDFTTLAGTIAPGSNSKRYRIAELALRDKIPLVMLLEGAGFRPTGTHYGRSPTDLLAQTRCSGRVPTVAAVLGSSAGHGALVAPICDFTVMSRQGAIFTAGPPVVKESTGEDISKEALGGPDVALTSGVIHNVADDDAAALDTIRRYLSYFPPSAWSYPPPLPASEATPGQRSTPELLDIVSRDNRRIYDMRSVLDVVFDSPDWLEVQPHFGGAIICALAHLGGHPVAVVANQPQVLAGSIDADAADKAAHFITVADSFHLPIVFLADNPGMLPGSRSERAGVLRSGARMFAAQTSATTLKLHVTLRKAYGFGSMVMGLISFDGQVATFAYPGATMGAMGAVALSRASHADQELSAKLRNAELQASFRSAEHMGFDELIDPRETRDALLAALQRGINARQATAEPVMRTLIMP
- a CDS encoding cytochrome P450, with the protein product MTLSTNSEGQAVVPTLDTSGQTSPYPFFEYMRRTDPVWHGALMDHEQMPEELRPNDEWVLFGYDGVFQAFRDDRIFTSANYDKTIGLVMGHTILAMGGKEHHDHRSLVAKAFRATALERWEPSVIGPVCDQLIDEIKHDGHADLVKALTFEFPTRIISTLLGLPRDDLDLFRRLSLDLISIPTDIMAGLTAAAELHAYFLDQVEQRRRKLTDDIIGDLVAAEIDGEKLTDEAIIAFLRLLLPAGLETTYRSSGNLLYLLLTHPEQLAMVRQDRSLIPTAIEEGLRVETPLTMVMRTTTGDVEIGGKTIPADAQIDLCMGSANRDETRWTDPDTFDIRRPRHAHIAFAGGIHMCLGMHLARLETRVMLNSLLDRITDLTFVPDDGTGEESRIVGLTFRSPNKLPVTFTPAA